In Argiope bruennichi chromosome 4, qqArgBrue1.1, whole genome shotgun sequence, a single window of DNA contains:
- the LOC129966399 gene encoding mucin-6-like — MCTHTHTHTLPTPPPPTSEPQLTHIHCPRRHHQPQIHSSHTFIAHAATTNLRSTAHTHSLPTPPPPTSEPQLTHIHCPSRRHQPQNPSSHTFIAQAAATNLRSTAHTHSLPTPPSPTSDPQLTHIHYPRRPHQPQHPSSHTFITHAALTNLSTPAHTHSLPTPPSPTSAPQLTHIHYPRHHHQPQNANSHTGIAHDTTTNLRTPTHTQALPTTPPPTSEPQLTHRHCPRHHHQPQNPSSHTFIAQAAATTNLRTPAHTHSLPKPPPPTSDPQLTHIHYPRRPHQPQNPSSHTFITHAALTNLSTPAHTHSLPTPPSPTSAPQLTHIHYPRRPHQPQHANSHTGIAHDTTTNLRTPTHTQALPTTPPPTSEPQLTHRHCPRHHHQPQNPNSHTGIAHDTTTNLRTPTHTQALPTTPPPTSEPQLTHRHCPRHHHQPQNPNSHTGIAHDTTTNLRTPTHTQALPTTPPPTSEPQLTHRHCPRHHHQPQNPNSHTGIAHDTTTNLRTPTHTQALPTTPPPTSEPQLTHRHCPRHHHQPQNPNSHRHCPRLHHQPPKLQLKRSLPTPSALLPIHDSRKYPNCQPHPQSMILTYDYITPLTPTLNAQYYLQYQISRLVKTTMSCA; from the coding sequence ACACATTCATTGCCCACGCCGCCACCACCAACCTCAGATCCACAGCTCACACACATTCATTGCCCACGCCGCCACCACCAACCTCAGAACCCCAGCTCACACACATTCATTGCCCAAGCCGCCGCCACCAACCTCAGAACCCCAGCTCACACACATTCATTGCCCAAGCCGCCGCCACCAACCTCAGATCCACAGCTCACACAcattcattacccacgccgccCTCACCAACCTCAGATCCACAGCTCACACAcattcattacccacgccgccCTCACCAACCTCAGCACCCCAGCTCACACAcattcattacccacgccgccCTCACCAACCTCAGCACCCCAGCTCACACAcattcattacccacgccgccCTCACCAACCTCAGCACCCCAGCTCACACacattcattacccacgccaccaccACCAACCTCAGAACGCCAACTCACACACAGGCATTGCCCACGACACCACCACCAACCTCAGAACCCCAACTCACACACAGGCATTGCCCACGACACCACCACCAACCTCAGAACCCCAACTCACACACAGGCATTGCCCACGACACCACCACCAACCTCAGAACCCCAGCTCACACACATTCATTGCCCAAGCCGCCGCCACCACCAACCTCAGAACCCCAGCTCACACACATTCATTGCCCAAGCCGCCGCCACCAACCTCAGATCCACAGCTCACACAcattcattacccacgccgccCTCACCAACCTCAGAACCCCAGCTCACACAcattcattacccacgccgccCTCACCAACCTCAGCACCCCAGCTCACACAcattcattacccacgccgccCTCACCAACCTCAGCACCCCAGCTCACACAcattcattacccacgccgccCTCACCAACCTCAGCACGCCAACTCACACACAGGCATTGCCCACGACACCACCACCAACCTCAGAACCCCAACTCACACACAGGCATTGCCCACGACACCACCACCAACCTCAGAACCCCAACTCACACACAGGCATTGCCCACGACACCACCACCAACCTCAGAACCCCAACTCACACACAGGCATTGCCCACGACACCACCACCAACCTCAGAACCCCAACTCACACACAGGCATTGCCCACGACACCACCACCAACCTCAGAACCCCAACTCACACACAGGCATTGCCCACGACACCACCACCAACCTCAGAACCCCAACTCACACACAGGCATTGCCCACGACACCACCACCAACCTCAGAACCCCAACTCACACACAGGCATTGCCCACGACACCACCACCAACCTCAGAACCCCAACTCACACACAGGCATTGCCCACGACACCACCACCAACCTCAGAACCCCAACTCACACACAGGCATTGCCCACGACACCACCACCAACCTCAGAACCCCAACTCACACACAGGCATTGCCCACGACACCACCACCAACCTCAGAACCCCAACTCACACACAGGCATTGCCCACGACACCACCACCAACCTCAGAACCCCAACTCACACAGGCATTGCCCACGCCTCCACCACCAACCCCCGAAACTACAGCTCAAGCGCTCATTACCCACACCGTCTGCTCTACTTCCAATCCATGATTCTCGAAAATATCCAAACTGCCAACCCCATCCACAGTCCATGATTCTCACTTACGACTACATTACTCCGCTAACACCAACTCTCAATGCTCAATATTACTTGCAGTATCAGATATCACGACTAGTTAAGACAACCATGTCTTGTGCATAA